A single window of Candidatus Eremiobacteraceae bacterium DNA harbors:
- a CDS encoding aldehyde dehydrogenase family protein, with translation GRAQRVASKLKAGGVAINSPVSIMPGVPFGGYKQSGFGRELAMQTLDLYTETKGVVMYTGAKAIELFKV, from the coding sequence GGGCGCGCGCAACGCGTGGCGAGCAAACTCAAGGCCGGCGGCGTCGCGATCAATTCGCCGGTCTCGATCATGCCGGGCGTGCCGTTCGGCGGCTACAAGCAGTCGGGATTCGGCCGCGAGCTAGCGATGCAGACGCTCGACCTGTACACCGAGACCAAGGGTGTCGTCATGTACACGGGCGCGAAGGCGATCGAGCTCTTCAAAGTGTAG